One window of the Roseovarius sp. THAF9 genome contains the following:
- the dnaN gene encoding DNA polymerase III subunit beta — translation MKLSIERGTLLKAVSQAQSVVERRNTIPILANVLIEAEGDAVHFRATDLDIEVVDKAPAQVERAGATTVSAVTLHEIVRKLPDGALVTLTDDGASGRLTVEAGRSNFSLATLPKEDFPVMASSEYSSNFSAKAPVLRRLFDKSKFAISTEETRYYLNGVYMHVSDAEGGKVLRCVATDGHRLARVDADLPDGAEDMPGVIVPRKTVGELRKLLDDDDMAIAVSVSETKVRFATPNITLTSKVIDGTFPDYTRVIPQGNTRKMEVDASEFAQAVDRVATVSSERSRAVKLALDEDRLILSVNAPDSGAAEEELAVAYGDERLEIGFNAKYLLEIASQVDRENAVFMFNSSGDPTLMREGNDTSAVYVVMPMRV, via the coding sequence ATGAAACTCAGCATCGAACGCGGAACGCTGCTCAAAGCGGTCTCGCAGGCCCAGTCCGTCGTCGAACGGCGCAACACGATTCCGATCCTCGCCAACGTGCTGATCGAGGCCGAGGGCGACGCGGTGCATTTCCGCGCCACGGATCTGGATATCGAGGTCGTCGACAAGGCCCCGGCCCAGGTCGAGCGCGCGGGCGCCACGACCGTTTCCGCCGTGACCCTGCACGAGATCGTGCGCAAGCTGCCCGACGGGGCGCTGGTGACGCTGACCGACGATGGTGCCTCAGGGCGCCTGACCGTCGAGGCGGGACGCTCGAACTTCTCTCTGGCGACCCTGCCCAAGGAAGATTTCCCGGTCATGGCGTCGTCGGAATACTCCAGTAACTTCTCGGCCAAGGCGCCGGTGCTGCGCAGGCTCTTCGACAAGTCGAAATTCGCGATCTCGACGGAAGAAACGCGCTATTACCTCAACGGTGTCTACATGCACGTCTCGGACGCCGAAGGCGGCAAGGTGCTGCGCTGCGTGGCGACCGACGGTCACCGGCTGGCCCGGGTCGACGCCGACCTGCCCGACGGCGCCGAGGACATGCCGGGCGTGATTGTTCCGCGCAAGACCGTAGGCGAGCTGCGCAAACTTCTGGACGATGATGACATGGCCATCGCGGTGTCTGTCAGCGAAACCAAGGTGCGCTTTGCCACGCCCAATATCACGCTCACTTCCAAGGTGATCGACGGCACGTTCCCCGATTACACGCGCGTCATTCCGCAGGGCAACACCCGCAAGATGGAGGTCGACGCCAGCGAGTTCGCCCAGGCCGTCGACCGTGTCGCCACCGTCAGTTCCGAGCGCTCCCGCGCGGTGAAGCTGGCGCTGGACGAGGACCGCCTGATCCTGTCGGTGAATGCGCCCGACAGTGGTGCGGCCGAGGAAGAACTGGCCGTGGCCTATGGCGACGAGCGGCTGGAAATCGGCTTCAACGCCAAGTACCTGCTGGAAATCGCCAGCCAGGTCGATCGTGAAAACGCCGTCTTCATGTTCAATTCCTCGGGCGATCCCACGCTGATGCGCGAAGGCAATGACACCTCGGCGGTCTATGTCGTGATGCCGATGCGCGTGTGA
- the recF gene encoding DNA replication/repair protein RecF, with protein sequence MTGFYLSSLSLSHFRSHKGVRIEADARPVALYGPNGAGKTNILEAVSLFSPGRGLRRAAAQDMARRPDAIGWKLTGVLRSMHQVHEIETWSEEGGARQLRIDGKAASQVALGRVARVLWLIPSMDRLWIEGAEGRRRFLDRMTLSFVPSHAESTLAYEKAMRERNRLLKDQVRDGHWYVALERQMAEAGTAIHANRVAALDQLAVAQAQAETAFPVAELELTMTEGEMPGTESDFRDALSESRFRDIAVGRTLVGPHRADLYGVYAAKAVPAADCSTGEQKALLVSLILANGRALARDFGAPPILLLDEVAAHLDAERRAALYNEVCALGAQAWMTGTGPELFSELGERAQVFEVTEDDAASVVTAR encoded by the coding sequence ATGACCGGTTTTTACCTGTCATCGCTCAGCCTGTCGCATTTCCGGTCGCACAAGGGCGTGCGGATCGAGGCGGACGCGCGCCCCGTCGCGCTCTACGGTCCGAATGGGGCGGGCAAGACCAATATTCTTGAAGCGGTCTCGCTCTTCTCACCCGGACGCGGTTTGCGCCGGGCCGCGGCGCAGGACATGGCACGGCGGCCGGACGCGATCGGCTGGAAGCTGACCGGCGTGTTGCGATCGATGCACCAAGTCCACGAGATCGAGACTTGGTCCGAAGAGGGCGGTGCGCGGCAATTGCGGATCGACGGCAAGGCGGCGTCGCAGGTGGCGCTGGGGCGCGTCGCACGGGTGCTGTGGCTGATCCCGTCCATGGACCGGTTGTGGATCGAGGGGGCCGAGGGACGGCGGCGGTTTCTGGACCGCATGACGCTGAGTTTCGTGCCCTCCCATGCCGAGTCGACGTTGGCCTACGAGAAGGCCATGCGCGAACGCAACCGCCTGCTGAAAGACCAGGTGCGGGACGGGCATTGGTACGTGGCGCTGGAGCGGCAGATGGCCGAGGCCGGGACTGCGATCCACGCGAACCGCGTCGCCGCGCTGGACCAACTGGCCGTGGCGCAGGCGCAGGCCGAGACCGCGTTCCCGGTCGCGGAGCTGGAGCTGACCATGACCGAAGGGGAGATGCCCGGCACCGAGTCCGATTTCCGCGATGCCCTGTCCGAAAGCCGTTTTCGCGATATCGCCGTCGGGCGAACGCTTGTCGGGCCGCACCGGGCGGACCTCTACGGCGTCTACGCGGCCAAGGCGGTTCCGGCTGCGGACTGCTCGACCGGCGAACAGAAGGCGCTGCTTGTGTCGCTGATCCTCGCGAACGGGCGGGCGCTGGCCCGCGACTTTGGCGCACCACCGATCCTGCTCTTGGACGAGGTCGCGGCGCACCTGGACGCGGAACGGCGCGCGGCACTTTACAACGAGGTCTGTGCCTTGGGGGCGCAGGCGTGGATGACGGGAACGGGGCCAGAGCTGTTCTCTGAACTGGGTGAGCGTGCGCAGGTTTTCGAGGTGACGGAGGACGATGCGGCCTCGGTCGTGACTGCGCGCTGA
- the gyrB gene encoding DNA topoisomerase (ATP-hydrolyzing) subunit B, translating into MAEPAASPEEYGAESIKVLKGLEAVRKRPGMYIGDTDDGSGLHHMVYEVVDNGIDEALAGHADHVTVCIHKDSSISVSDNGRGIPVEMHEEEGVSAAEVIMTQLHAGGKFDSNSYKVSGGLHGVGVSVVNALSDWLELRVWRAGKEHVARFERGETAKHLEVVGDAAGKRGTEVRFLASLDTFSNLEYSFETLEKRLRELAFLNSGVRIILRDERPAEPLETELHYDGGVQEFVRYLDRSKSPLMTDPIFVTGERDDIGVEVAMWWNDSYHETVLPFTNNIPQRDGGTHLAGFRGALTRVLQKYAAESGIAKKEKVTFTGDDAREGLTCVLSVKVPDPKFSSQTKDKLVSSEVRPAVESLVNEKLSEWFEENPNEAKMIVGKIMEAAMAREAARKARELTRRKTALDVNYLAGKLKDCSEKDPSKTELFLVEGDSAGGSAQTGRDRSTQAVLPLRGKILNVERARFDRMLSSQEIGNLVMALGTGIGRDEFNIAKLRYHKIVIMTDADVDGAHIRTLLLTFFYRQMPELIEGGYLYIAQPPLFKVSRGKSEVYLKDTPALEDYLIAQGTEDAVLRLGSGEDITGQDLVRVVEEARQTSRILEAFPTHYPRHILEQAAIAEAFEPGRADADIQSVADSVAKRLDLIALEYERGWQGRQTQDHGIRLTRILRGVEEVRTLDGPILRGGEAKRLGQFTKGLREIYNEPATLHRKDRSQSIYGPLDLLEAILKEGEKGLALQRYKGLGEMNPDQLWETTLDPEARTLLQVKVDDVAEADDLFTKLMGDVVEPRREFIQQNALSVENLDF; encoded by the coding sequence ATGGCAGAACCCGCCGCGTCCCCCGAAGAGTATGGTGCAGAATCCATCAAGGTTCTCAAGGGGTTGGAAGCAGTTCGCAAGCGTCCTGGCATGTATATCGGCGACACCGACGACGGGTCGGGCTTGCATCACATGGTCTACGAGGTTGTCGACAATGGTATCGACGAGGCCCTCGCCGGCCACGCAGACCATGTAACTGTCTGTATTCACAAGGATAGTTCGATATCGGTCAGCGATAATGGCCGTGGCATTCCTGTGGAAATGCACGAGGAAGAGGGCGTGTCGGCGGCTGAGGTCATCATGACCCAACTTCATGCTGGCGGGAAATTCGACAGCAATTCCTACAAGGTTTCCGGTGGCTTGCATGGCGTCGGCGTGTCGGTGGTAAATGCCCTGTCGGATTGGCTGGAATTGCGCGTCTGGCGGGCCGGCAAGGAGCACGTCGCGCGTTTCGAGCGTGGCGAGACCGCCAAGCATTTGGAGGTGGTCGGTGACGCGGCCGGCAAGCGCGGTACCGAAGTACGGTTCCTCGCATCACTCGATACGTTCTCTAATCTCGAGTACAGCTTTGAAACACTGGAGAAACGCCTGCGCGAACTTGCGTTTCTGAACTCCGGTGTGCGCATCATCCTGCGCGACGAGCGGCCTGCCGAGCCGCTGGAAACAGAACTGCATTACGATGGTGGTGTGCAGGAGTTCGTACGCTACCTCGACCGCAGCAAATCGCCGCTCATGACCGATCCGATCTTCGTGACCGGCGAGCGGGACGACATCGGCGTCGAGGTGGCGATGTGGTGGAACGACAGCTATCACGAGACGGTACTGCCGTTCACCAACAATATCCCCCAGCGAGACGGAGGCACGCATCTTGCAGGTTTTCGAGGCGCGCTGACCCGTGTATTGCAAAAATACGCTGCCGAAAGCGGGATCGCGAAGAAGGAAAAGGTCACTTTTACCGGGGACGACGCCCGCGAGGGGCTGACGTGTGTGTTGTCTGTCAAGGTTCCGGACCCGAAATTCTCCAGTCAGACCAAGGACAAGCTGGTGAGTTCCGAGGTGCGCCCGGCGGTCGAGAGCTTGGTTAACGAAAAGCTGTCCGAATGGTTCGAGGAAAACCCGAACGAGGCCAAGATGATCGTCGGCAAGATTATGGAAGCGGCCATGGCGCGCGAGGCGGCACGCAAGGCGCGAGAGCTGACGCGGCGAAAAACTGCGCTCGACGTGAACTACCTGGCCGGCAAACTGAAAGACTGCTCCGAGAAGGACCCATCCAAGACAGAGCTGTTTCTTGTCGAGGGCGACAGCGCCGGCGGCTCGGCTCAGACGGGGCGAGACCGGTCGACGCAGGCGGTCCTGCCACTGCGCGGCAAGATCCTGAATGTGGAGCGGGCCCGGTTTGACCGGATGCTATCGAGCCAGGAAATCGGCAACCTAGTCATGGCGCTGGGTACTGGTATCGGGCGCGACGAATTCAACATCGCGAAGCTGCGATACCACAAGATTGTCATCATGACGGACGCCGACGTAGACGGCGCCCACATTCGGACATTGCTGCTGACTTTCTTCTACCGGCAGATGCCGGAATTGATCGAAGGCGGATACTTGTATATTGCGCAGCCGCCACTGTTCAAGGTCAGCCGCGGCAAGTCCGAGGTGTACTTGAAGGACACGCCGGCGCTGGAGGACTACCTGATCGCGCAAGGCACGGAGGACGCCGTGTTGCGGCTTGGTTCGGGCGAGGATATCACCGGACAAGACCTCGTCCGCGTGGTTGAGGAAGCGCGTCAGACAAGTCGCATCCTTGAGGCGTTTCCGACGCATTATCCGCGGCATATTCTGGAACAGGCCGCGATTGCCGAAGCGTTCGAGCCAGGGCGTGCGGATGCTGATATCCAGTCGGTCGCCGACAGTGTGGCGAAGCGTCTGGACCTGATTGCCCTTGAGTACGAGCGGGGTTGGCAGGGCCGGCAAACCCAAGATCATGGTATTCGCCTCACGCGCATCCTGCGCGGCGTCGAAGAGGTGCGGACTCTCGATGGCCCGATCCTGCGCGGTGGAGAGGCAAAGCGTCTGGGGCAATTTACCAAAGGACTACGCGAAATCTACAATGAGCCGGCAACCCTGCACCGTAAGGACCGATCGCAGTCGATCTATGGACCTCTAGACCTGCTTGAAGCAATCCTCAAGGAAGGTGAAAAAGGTCTTGCTCTTCAACGCTACAAAGGATTGGGAGAGATGAACCCCGATCAACTCTGGGAAACGACGTTGGACCCAGAGGCGCGCACGTTGTTACAAGTAAAGGTCGATGACGTGGCCGAAGCCGACGACCTCTTTACCAAGCTGATGGGTGACGTGGTGGAGCCCCGTCGTGAGTTTATCCAGCAGAACGCGCTAAGCGTGGAGAACCTGGATTTCTAA
- a CDS encoding pitrilysin family protein, whose product MTRLATFIFSAVILLAALPARAEVEIEEITTPGGVDAWLVEDHSIPFVALELRFRGGTSLDAPGKRGAVNLMTGLLEEGAGDLDARAFSRATDTLAASFSYDAGPDSLGVSARFLTENRDESVALLKDTLVNPRFDDEAIERVRAQVVSIIRSDSKDPQEIASASFASLVYGDHPYGSDENGTVESVTALTREDIIAAHADTIARDRLYVSAVGDITPDELSSLLDTLLSDLPEKGAPLPEDATLNLPGGIKVVSYDTPQSVALFAQPGLEREHPDFFAAFVLNHILGGGGFESRLMTEVREKRGLTYGVYSYLADRDDAQVWMGSVASANDRVAEAVEVIFTEWKRIRENGVTQEELDDAKTYLTGAYPLRFDGNATIANIAVGMQMDGLGTDYIANRNDMVNAVSLEDINRVAREWLDPEKLTFVVTGQPEGLTGTIN is encoded by the coding sequence ATGACCCGTCTTGCCACGTTCATATTTTCCGCCGTCATCCTTTTGGCGGCGCTTCCGGCCCGCGCCGAAGTCGAAATTGAGGAGATCACGACGCCCGGTGGCGTCGATGCCTGGCTGGTCGAGGATCACTCGATTCCGTTCGTCGCTCTTGAGCTGCGCTTTCGGGGCGGGACGTCTCTGGATGCACCGGGCAAACGCGGCGCGGTCAACTTGATGACAGGTCTTCTGGAAGAAGGCGCCGGTGACTTGGATGCACGCGCCTTCTCGCGCGCAACCGACACGCTGGCCGCGTCATTTTCATATGACGCCGGTCCGGACTCGCTAGGCGTATCGGCCCGGTTTCTGACTGAAAATCGGGACGAGTCGGTGGCGCTTCTGAAAGACACGCTCGTCAATCCCCGCTTCGACGATGAGGCGATCGAGCGGGTCCGGGCACAGGTGGTCTCCATCATTCGATCGGACTCGAAAGACCCGCAGGAAATCGCCAGCGCGAGCTTCGCCTCGCTGGTCTATGGGGATCACCCGTATGGCAGCGATGAGAATGGCACCGTAGAATCCGTCACTGCGCTGACCCGCGAAGATATTATCGCTGCGCACGCGGATACCATCGCGCGTGATCGGCTCTACGTTAGTGCCGTCGGCGACATCACACCCGACGAACTGTCCTCTCTGCTTGATACGCTTCTCTCGGACCTTCCGGAAAAAGGGGCGCCCCTTCCCGAGGATGCAACGCTCAACCTGCCGGGCGGAATCAAGGTTGTGAGCTATGACACGCCGCAATCGGTCGCGCTTTTCGCACAGCCCGGCCTGGAGCGCGAGCACCCGGATTTCTTTGCGGCGTTCGTGCTGAATCACATCCTCGGCGGCGGTGGTTTCGAAAGCCGGCTAATGACCGAGGTACGCGAGAAACGCGGCCTGACCTACGGGGTGTATTCCTATCTCGCGGACCGTGACGATGCCCAGGTTTGGATGGGCAGCGTGGCTTCCGCCAATGATCGTGTAGCCGAGGCGGTCGAAGTCATTTTCACGGAATGGAAGCGCATTCGCGAGAATGGTGTTACTCAAGAAGAATTGGACGATGCCAAGACTTACCTTACCGGCGCCTACCCGCTTCGCTTTGACGGCAATGCAACAATCGCCAACATCGCGGTCGGTATGCAGATGGACGGGTTAGGAACCGATTACATCGCCAACCGCAATGACATGGTCAATGCTGTCAGTCTGGAGGATATTAATCGCGTCGCCCGCGAATGGCTTGATCCAGAGAAGCTGACATTCGTCGTTACAGGCCAACCTGAAGGGCTGACAGGCACGATCAATTGA
- a CDS encoding pitrilysin family protein, which translates to MRNWLAGLCLSIACATSALADDMVTSFTLKNGMDVIVIEDHRAPVVVHMVWYRAGSADEKAGVSGVAHFLEHLLFKGTENMAPGEFSSTVARNGGSDNAFTSYDYTAYFQRVAADRLELMMQMESDRMVNLKLDEEDILTERDVIIEERNQRIENNPSALFREQQWAAQYLNHRYGVPIIGWQHEMVDLSLADALDYYETYYAPNNAILVVAGDVTPDEVRSLAEKYYEPIPANPDLPERKRPQEPRQTAERRVYYEDSRVAQPYLQRSYLAPERDSGDQETAAALTILADVLGEGTTSILTDKLQFDTRTAVYTGAYYGGTSLDDTTFNLTVVPAPGFTLEQAETAMDEVIEDFLEEGLDAERLERIKTRIRASEIYARDDVSSIANRYGRGLTQGLTVEDIQAWPDILQAVTEEDIMTAARELFAQDNNSVTGYISAKEVTQ; encoded by the coding sequence ATGCGCAATTGGCTAGCCGGCCTGTGCCTTTCAATAGCTTGTGCGACTTCAGCTTTGGCTGATGACATGGTGACCAGCTTTACACTGAAGAACGGCATGGACGTCATTGTGATCGAGGATCACCGCGCGCCAGTCGTTGTTCATATGGTGTGGTATCGAGCCGGCTCCGCCGACGAAAAAGCCGGCGTTTCAGGCGTGGCACATTTCCTTGAGCACCTTCTCTTCAAAGGCACTGAAAATATGGCGCCTGGCGAGTTTTCTTCCACCGTCGCGCGCAATGGCGGCTCCGACAATGCATTTACCAGTTACGATTACACAGCCTATTTTCAGCGTGTCGCCGCCGATCGTCTTGAGTTGATGATGCAGATGGAGAGTGATCGCATGGTCAACCTCAAGCTGGACGAGGAAGACATCCTGACCGAGCGCGACGTGATCATCGAAGAGCGCAACCAGCGCATCGAGAACAACCCGTCTGCCCTTTTCCGCGAGCAACAGTGGGCGGCGCAGTATCTCAATCACCGCTACGGTGTACCGATCATCGGCTGGCAGCACGAGATGGTCGATCTGTCGCTTGCCGACGCGTTGGACTACTACGAAACCTACTACGCTCCCAACAACGCTATCCTGGTCGTGGCAGGCGATGTCACACCTGACGAGGTGCGATCGCTCGCCGAAAAATACTACGAGCCTATTCCGGCCAACCCGGACTTGCCAGAACGTAAACGGCCGCAGGAACCGCGTCAGACGGCAGAGCGCCGAGTGTACTATGAAGATTCCCGTGTGGCGCAGCCGTATCTGCAACGGTCGTATCTGGCACCGGAACGCGATTCCGGCGATCAGGAGACTGCGGCGGCCCTGACCATACTGGCCGACGTTCTGGGCGAAGGAACAACGTCGATCCTGACCGACAAGCTTCAGTTCGATACGCGCACGGCCGTTTATACCGGGGCCTATTACGGGGGCACTTCGCTTGACGACACGACGTTCAATCTGACCGTTGTGCCAGCGCCGGGGTTTACGCTTGAACAGGCAGAAACCGCGATGGATGAGGTGATTGAAGATTTCCTTGAGGAGGGTTTGGACGCCGAACGCCTAGAGAGGATCAAGACCCGTATTCGCGCCTCGGAAATCTACGCGCGTGACGATGTCAGCTCGATTGCCAACCGCTATGGCAGAGGCCTGACGCAAGGGCTGACGGTCGAAGATATCCAAGCTTGGCCCGATATTCTTCAGGCCGTCACTGAAGAGGACATCATGACCGCCGCACGAGAGCTTTTCGCTCAAGACAACAACTCCGTCACCGGCTACATCTCTGCCAAGGAAGTGACCCAATGA
- a CDS encoding DUF3035 domain-containing protein, protein MKLRAILILVLAMAVSACGGRDRDITLSRIKNTGNGPEEFNIVPGKPLQAPESYRALPAPTPGGTNITDPTPKGDSVAALGGNPGALANTGIGRRDGGLVNYANRFGVVPGIRQTLAREDVEIRRKRGRVNILNIGRNDDYNLAYRRQWLDSKAEATRLRRVGVPTPSYPPEGRRR, encoded by the coding sequence ATGAAACTTCGGGCGATTTTGATCTTGGTCCTTGCAATGGCGGTCTCCGCCTGCGGTGGGCGCGACAGGGATATCACGCTTTCGCGGATCAAGAACACGGGCAATGGCCCCGAGGAGTTCAACATCGTCCCTGGAAAGCCGCTTCAAGCCCCCGAAAGCTACCGCGCCTTGCCGGCACCCACACCGGGAGGCACCAATATCACCGACCCGACCCCAAAAGGTGACAGCGTCGCCGCGCTCGGCGGCAACCCCGGCGCCCTTGCCAATACCGGGATCGGACGAAGAGATGGCGGACTGGTCAACTATGCCAACCGCTTTGGCGTGGTACCCGGCATCCGTCAGACCCTTGCCCGAGAGGACGTAGAAATCCGCCGTAAGCGTGGCCGGGTCAATATCCTTAACATTGGCAGGAACGACGACTACAATCTTGCCTACAGGCGCCAATGGCTTGACTCAAAAGCCGAGGCGACCCGCCTACGCCGGGTTGGTGTTCCGACACCGTCATACCCGCCAGAGGGTAGACGCCGCTGA
- the lspA gene encoding signal peptidase II, translated as MRTVVWVASVIFVLDQITKYWVVQVLDLKRVLSIEVFPPYLNLEMAWNTGINFGAFAGANPWIWIVVALVIVGAVLWWVWTDPHGRWQQISAGLLVGGALGNVIDRLIYGAVADFLNMSCCGFNNPTSFNVADIAVFIGAFGMVIFSSDSKKAA; from the coding sequence ATGCGCACCGTAGTCTGGGTGGCCAGTGTCATCTTCGTGCTGGATCAGATCACGAAATACTGGGTTGTACAGGTGCTCGACCTCAAGCGTGTCCTGTCGATCGAGGTTTTCCCGCCTTACCTAAACCTTGAGATGGCGTGGAATACCGGGATCAACTTTGGCGCCTTTGCCGGAGCCAACCCATGGATCTGGATCGTTGTCGCGCTTGTGATTGTCGGCGCTGTTCTGTGGTGGGTCTGGACAGATCCGCATGGCCGATGGCAGCAGATATCGGCGGGGCTTCTGGTAGGCGGAGCCCTCGGCAACGTCATTGACCGTCTGATCTATGGCGCAGTTGCGGATTTCCTGAATATGTCGTGCTGTGGATTCAACAACCCGACCTCTTTCAACGTGGCTGATATCGCGGTTTTCATAGGCGCCTTCGGCATGGTAATCTTTAGCAGCGACAGCAAAAAGGCAGCGTGA